One genomic region from Papaver somniferum cultivar HN1 unplaced genomic scaffold, ASM357369v1 unplaced-scaffold_24, whole genome shotgun sequence encodes:
- the LOC113341039 gene encoding uncharacterized protein LOC113341039, protein MLLAVLFSNSEGNILVERFHGVPAEERLHWRSFLVKLGAENLKGVKNEELFVASHKSVYIVYTVLGDVCIYIVGKDEYDELALSEVIYVITSAVKDACGKVPTERLFLDKYGKICLCLDEIVWKGMLENTDKDRIKRMIRLKPPTEF, encoded by the exons atgttGCTGGCAGTTCTCTTCTCCAACTCTGAAGGAAACATCCTTGTTGAACG TTTTCATGGGGTTCCAGCTGAAGAGCGATTACATTGGAGGTCATTTTTAGTTAAGTTAGGAGCAGAAAATCTCAAAGGTGTCAAAAATGAAGAGCTATTCGTAGCTTCTCACAA GTCAGTTTACATTGTTTACACCGTGCTTGGAGATGTATGCATCTACATTGTTGGCAAGGACGAATATGACGAACTTGCTT TGTCAGAAGTGATCTATGTGATAACCTCGGCTGTGAAAGATGCATGTGGAAAAGTTCCAACGGAGCGCTTGTTTCTTGACAAGTACGGGAAGATATGCTTGTGTCTGGATGAGATTGTATGGAAG GGAATGCTGGAGAATACAGACAAAGATCGAATCAAAAGGATGATAAGGTTGAAACCTCCTACTGAGTTCTGA
- the LOC113340976 gene encoding RNA-dependent RNA polymerase 6-like — MGSLGFERDKKDLIITQVSLGGFDQDVTAKELAKFIEKEIGITWRCRLKKSWTPPESLLNFDITNTRDLKLNDDFEKVEPHAFVHFASPDSATSIFDRAGRNQLELNGKILMVNLGPESSFLMNTRRMEIDPFTFRGVGVEIGTRVSRDEFLIGWKGPPKGADFFIDPFDGSCKINFTKETAFSFKGTSLHAVLKCDFKTEFFVRDINEVRSYMDQLSWVMELQIVSSPLLYYRTADDDIHATVPFDLLDDEDPWIRTTDFTSAKVIGRCNSYRIFVPPRQGKKLKEAIEYLKKWRIIPYDCPAPKFREEPDFGSPMPDPFFCFHPKEKISFELLFLVNAAIHKGIFSHFQLSDRFFELLRSHDREVNVAALTYIYSGKTPVFDPAERLRTVQIRLLKNPKMIKSFKGLGDSAEVRRLIITPTKAYCLPPEVELSNRILRKYREFADRFLRVTFMDEGSQQLNSNVLTYYVAPIVRDMTKNSFPQKTLVFNRVKTILKDGFYLCGRKYSFLAFSSNQLRDRSAWFFAEGANIKVSDIKSWMGKFTDKNVAKCTARMGMCFSSTFATVEVPFEQVNGNLPDIERNGYVFSDGIGKITPDLAKEVADKLQLTSNPPCAYQIRFAGCKGVVACWPEKTDEFRLSIRPSMIKFQSKHTVLEIVSWTRFQPGFLNRQIIILLSALGVPDSVFSLMQATMVHKLCHILENTDIAFDVLTSSCAEQGNTAAMMLGAGFKPQTEPHLRGMLTAIRAGQFRDLLEKTRIFVPQGRWLMGCFDELGVLEQGQCFIQSSIPSLENCFSDQGPGFSGTKMDLQVIKGTVVVAKNPCLHPGDIRILEAVDNPGLHHLVDCLVFPQKGDRPHANEASGSDLDGDLYFVTWDENLIPPSKRSWIPMDYSPGETQKLQRAINQSDIVDFFVKNMVNEKLGTICNSHVVHADLSDYGAMDEKCIKLAELAATAVDFPKTGKVVAMPQELKPKMYPDFMGKEDFISYKSKKVLGELYRRIKDSPDLVVGDSDKDTLAVFQVDDIPYDTDLEVPGSADFIREAWDRKCLYDGQLNALLEQFNVKSEEEVVTGHVWSMPKYNNRKLSELKEKLKLAYNSVRREFKRVFDNLGEDSQNLTEAEKNTIYEQKASAWYQVTYHPRWVKKSVELRNSDDKVATPMLSFAWVPAEYLVRIKIRRRDVKHLDMEKPINSLAGYLADKI; from the exons ATGGGATCGCTTGGATTTGAAAGGGATAAGAAAGACCTGATTATCACTCAGGTAAGCCTTGGCGGTTTTGACCAGGATGTCACAGCTAAAGAGCTTGCGAAGTTTATAGAAAAGGAAATCGGAATAACTTGGAGGTGTAGACTGAAGAAATCATGGACACCGCCAGAGTCATTACTGAACTTCGATATCACCAACACCAGGGATCTCAAGTTAAATGATGACTTTGAGAAGGTGGAACCCCATGCGTTTGTGCATTTTGCATCTCCTGATTCTGCAACCAGCATCTTTGATAGAGCTGGGAGAAATCAGCTTGAGTTAAACGGGAAAATACTGATGGTGAATCTGGGACCTGAAAGTTCGTTTCTCATGAATACCAGGCGGATGGAGATAGATCCTTTTACATTCCGCGGAGTTGGTGTCGAGATTGGTACTCGAGTTAGTCGAGATGAGTTCTTAATTGGTTGGAAGGGCCCTCCTAAAGGTGCTGATTTTTTTATCGATCCATTTGATGGCTCTTGCAAAATCAATTTTACCAAGGAGACTGCTTTCTCATTTAAAGGCACATCGCTGCATGCCGTACTAAAATGTGATTTCAAGACAGAGTTCTTCGTGAGAGATATAAATGAGGTAAGGAGTTATATGGACCAGTTGTCATGGGTAATGGAGTTACAGATTGTATCATCTCCATTGCTCTACTATCGAACTGCTGATGATGACATCCATGCCACAGTTCCATTTGATTTGTTGGATGATGAGGACCCCTGGATCAGGACCACTGATTTTACATCTGCTAAGGTGATTGGTAGGTGCAATTCTTATAGGATTTTCGTGCCGCCTCGCCAGGGTAAAAAGTTGAAAGAAGCCATAGAATATCTTAAGAAATGGAGAATAATTCCGTATGATTGCCCTGCACCCAAGTTCCGTGAAGAACCTGATTTTGGGAGTCCTATGCCAGATCCTTTCTTCTGCTTTCATCCCAAGGAAAAGATAAGCTTTGAGTTACTGTTCTTGGTGAATGCAGCAATCCACAAGGGTATTTTCAGTCATTTCCAGCTGTCTGACAGATTCTTTGAGTTACTTAGAAGCCACGATAGGGAGGTGAACGTTGCAGCACTTACGTACATCTATTCTGGTAAGACACCGGTATTTGACCCTGCAGAGAGACTGCGAACAGTCCAAATCCGGCTTCTAAAGAACCCTAAAATGATAAAGAGCTTTAAGGGTCTTGGTGATAGTGCTGAAGTGAGGAGATTGATAATTACACCAACAAAAGCATACTGTCTTCCTCCAGAGGTAGAGCTTTCCAATAGGATTCTCAGAAAATATAGAGAATTTGCAGACAGGTTCTTAAGAGTTACGTTCATGGATGAAGGTTCACAGCAGCTCAATTCCAACGTTCTCACATATTATGTCGCTCCTATTGTGAGGGATATGACGAAGAATTCCTTTCCCCAGAAAACGTTGGTGTTTAACAGGGTGAAGACCATTTTGAAAGATGGGTTTTACTTATGTGGCCGAAAGTATTCTTTCCTCGCCTTTTCATCTAATCAATTAAGAGACCGTTCTGCCTGGTTTTTTGCTGAAGGTGCGAATATCAAAGTAAGTGACATTAAGAGCTGGATGGggaaatttacagataaaaatgtGGCGAAGTGTACAGCTCGTATGGGGATGTGCTTCTCATCGACTTTTGCGACTGTTGAGGTTCCATTTGAGCAGGTAAACGGAAATCTTCCAGATATTGAGAGAAATGGGTATGTTTTCTCGGATGGGATTGGCAAGATAACACCTGATCTCGCGAAGGAAGTTGCAGATAAATTGCAATTGACCTCCAACCCACCTTGTGCCTATCAAATTAGGTTTGCTGGATGCAAAGGGGTTGTTGCTTGTTGGCCGGAAAAAACTGACGAATTTCGCCTCTCTATTAGACCAAGTATGATCAAATTTCAATCTAAGCACACAGTCCTCGAAATTGTGTCATGGACCAGGTTTCAACCAGGGTTTCTTAACCGACAGATAATTATCCTCCTTTCAGCCTTGGGTGTTCCGGATAGTGTTTTCTCGCTAATGCAAGCGACCATGGTTCACAAACTATGTCATATACTTGAGAACACTGATATTGCCTTTGATGTTCTTACATCGTCCTGTGCCGAGCAAGGAAATACTGCAGCAATGATGTTAGGTGCTGGTTTTAAGCCTCAAACAGAGCCTCATTTGAGAGGGATGCTCACTGCGATAAGAGCCGGCCAGTTTAGGGATCTGTTGGAAAAAACTAGGATATTTGTTCCTCAAGGAAGGTGGTTAATGGGGTGCTTTGATGAATTAGGAGTCCTTGAGCAGGGCCAGTGCTTCATCCAGTCGTCAATACCTTCACTGGAAAATTGTTTTTCAGATCAAGGTCCTGGGTTTTCTGGCACCAAGATGGATCTGCAAGTAATCAAAGGCACAGTGGTGGTAGCTAAGAATCCTTGCCTTCATCCAGGGGACATTAGAATTCTAGAAGCTGTTGATAACCCAGGCTTGCACCATCTTGTTGATTGTCTGGTTTTCCCTCAGAAGGGTGACAGGCCACATGCAAATGAGGCATCAGGAAGTGACCTGGATGGTGATCTTTATTTTGTGACTTGGGATGAAAATCTTATACCTCCAAGCAAGAGGAGCTGGATACCGATGGATTATTCCCCTGGTGAAACCCAAAAACTGCAGCGTGCTATCAATCAGTCG GATATTGTAGACTTCTTCGTTAAAAACATGGTGAATGAAAAGCTTGGAACCATTTGCAATTCTCATGTTGTACATGCTGATCTGAGCGATTATGGAGCCATGGATGAGAAGTGCATTAAATTGGCCGAACTTGCAGCCACAGCTGTTGACTTTCCAAAAACTGGGAAAGTCGTGGCCATGCCCCAAGAGCTTAAACCAAAGATGTATCCAGATTTTATGGGGAAGGAAGATTTCATCTCATACAAGTCTAAGAAGGTTTTGGGTGAACTTTACCGCAGGATTAAAGATTCACCCGACTTGGTTGTAGGTGATTCTGACAAAGATACATTGGCAGTGTTTCAAGTGGACGACATACCCTATGACACAGATCTTGAGGTTCCGGGTTCTGCAGATTTCATCAGGGAAGCATGGGACCGCAAGTGTCTGTATGATGGGCAGTTAAATGCTCTCTTAGAGCAATTTAATGTGAAGTCTGAGGAAGAGGTGGTTACTGGGCATGTTTGGTCTATGCCAAAATACAACAACAGGAAGCTAAGTGAGCTCAAGGAAAAGTTAAAGCTTGCATACAATTCCGTAAGGagggaatttaaacgtgttttcgATAACTTGGGGGAGGATTCTCAGAATCTCACAGAAGCTGAGAAGAATACTATTTATGAACAGAAGGCTTCTGCTTGGTACCAAGTTACATATCATCCTCGATGGGTAAAGAAGTCGGTTGAACTGAGAAACTCAGATGATAAAGTGGCAACTCCTATGCTCAGTTTTGCCTGGGTTCCTGCAGAATATTTGGTAAGAATCAAGATTAGGCGCAGGGATGTCAAACATCTTGATATGGAGAAGCCGATTAATTCTCTTGCAGGTTACTTGGCTGATAAAATATGA
- the LOC113340978 gene encoding uncharacterized protein LOC113340978 — protein sequence MADDTRLKQLDESNKKLSLDLQELGTEVKGNMSRMKTDINNQLHLLRTAQSSLDQKLQLLLDRSVFSQSQNYGGETNQHWEEEEQPDPSSSNPFQGFQHHHQQRFIQHHQTGEGQFANYRPKIDFPRFDGTNPRAWIRKCKKYFFLHQLNDEQKVHIATLYLEGKADVWFQHYQTSKANLYWEDFIIDVCTRFQDLGHDNVIGEFNKLDQTTRVLDYKERFEELKALMLAKNPSLYEEYFIHSFISGLKEDIRLVVQMFNPTTLQQAILLARRQECILDRAAKPQPRFSNIPSYGGKPLTIPNQTTHFTPSVMAPTITSPATSPKMQHVKKLTYVEMRAKRENGLCYNCNEPWIKGHDCRKQQLYMIVADDEEGLKEKDDGSSPTIVKVDEEMEISVHALAGNISQSTIKIKGQVKTQGLTILVDNGSTHSFLDPSAAKRSGCTILPTQTLQVTVADGNKLLSQAKCPEFTWVMQGHTFSHDLHLLDLGGCDMVLGADWMRELSPMLFDFKKLTITFKHNGTDVELIGHREEAVNISLMTGRHFKKLLRSGDPVLFGQLSSISATAASTDIAAQIAEVLD from the coding sequence ATGGCTGATGACACCAGATTGAAGCAATTGGATGAATCCAATAAGAAATTGAGCTTAGATTTGCAGGAATTGGGTACAGAGGTAAAAGGGAATATGTCGAGGATGAAGACTGATATCAATAATCAACTGCATCTTCTTCGTACTGCTCAATCCTCTCTGGACCAGAAGTTGCAGTTGCTTCTTGATAGATCCGTTTTTTCCCAGAGTCAAAATTATGGTGGTGAAACCAATCAGCATTGGGAAGAAGAGGAACAGCCAGATCCATCTTCTAGCAATCCATTTCAAGGttttcaacatcatcaccaacAAAGATTCATTCAACATCATCAGACAGGTGAGGGTCAGTTTGCTAATTACAGGCCTAAGATTGATTTCCCACGTTTTGATGGTACTAACCCTAGAGCTTGGATCCGTAAATGTAAGAAATACTTCTTTCTACATCAACTGAATGATGAGCAGAAGGTACACATAGCCACATTGTACTTGGAGGGTAAAGCAGATGTTTGGTTTCAGCACTACCAAACAAGTAAGGCTAACTTGTATTGGGAAGATTTCATTATTGATGTTTGTACAAGGTTCCAAGACTTAGGCCATGACAATGTTATAGGTGAATTTAACAAACTTGATCAAACAACTAGAGTCTTAGATTATAAGGAACGGTTTGAAGAATTGAAAGCTTTGATGTTAGCTAAGAATCCATCCCTATATGAAGAATACTTCATACATAGTTTCATTAGTGGCCTGAAAGAGGATATTAGGTTAGTAGTGCAAATGTTTAACCCTACTACCTTACAGCAAGCTATCCTTCTAGCTAGACGACAGGAGTGTATCCTAGACAGGGCTGCAAAACCCCAGCCAAGGTTCTCCAACATACCATCTTATGGGGGTAAACCTTTAACAATCCCCAACCAAACAACACATTTCACCCCATCAGTTATGGCACCAACTATTACCAGTCCTGCAACCAGCCCAAAAATGCAGCATGTCAAGAAGCTTACCTATGTTGAAATGCGTGCCAAAAGAGAAAATGGGTTATGCTACAATTGCAATGAACCATGGATCAAAGGCCATGACTGTCGAAAGCAGCAATTGTATATGATAGTTGCAGATGATGAAGAAGGGTTAAAGGAAAAGGATGATGGCTCTAGTCCAACTATTGTAAAAGTGGATGAAGAAATGGAAATCTCAGTCCATGCCTTAGCAGGTAACATCTCTCAGTCTACAATTAAGATTAAAGGACAGGTGAAGACTCAAGGATTGACTATTCTAGTAGATAACGGCAGTACCCACAGTTTTCTCGATCCATCTGCTGCCAAAAGAAGTGGCTGCACTATACTTCCAACTCAAACTTTGCAGGTTACAGTAGCCGATGGAAACAAGCTGTTGAGTCAAGCTAAGTGTCCAGAGTTTACTTGGGTTATGCAGGGTCACACTTTTTCTCATGACTTGCACCTTCTTGACTTAGGAGGATGTGATATGGTTCTCGGTGCGGACTGGATGCGTGAATTGAGCCCAATGCTTTTTGATTTCAAGAAGCTCACCATTACATTTAAACATAATGGCACTGATGTTGAGTTGATTGGTCACAGGGAGGAGGCGGTTAACATCTCTCTTATGACAGGCAGACATTTTAAGAAACTTCTTCGCAGTGGTGACCCAGTTTTGTTTGGTCAGTTATCATCCATCTCGGCTACAGCTGCATCAACTGACATTGCGGCTCAAATTGCTGAAGTCTTGGATTAG